The following are encoded in a window of Fulvia fulva chromosome 7, complete sequence genomic DNA:
- a CDS encoding Oxysterol-binding 4, with amino-acid sequence MSEEGAAVPAGQKSSWGSFIKQLASFNGDLSTMTAPAWIVSDKSLTEFSAYWAEMPSLLVAPAKEQDPEKRMALVLKWFLSTLKQQYASRNEKLGSEKKPLNPFLGELFLGKWEDQAGETRLVSEQVSHHPPTTAYSIWNNQHGVRLQGYNAQKASFGTTINVRQVGHAIYHIDQFNEDYIITLPALHIEGLIKGAPFVELNKSSYIVSSSGLAARIDYSGAGWVSGKKNSLSAIIYPHGKEKSKSSVLYKAKGSWTDSFTIEDSHGKVVETYDAKREPKTELQVADIKDQDPLETRRAWKKVADSIAKGDMNLVSVEKSKIEEHQRALRKKEKEAGKDWERTFFSQAKSLPIFEKLIKEVPSGSLEQDQTGGIWVFDQEKAKNAKPPFSQLSTEWKDGL; translated from the exons ATGTCTGAGGAGGGCGCAGCGGTCCCAGCGGGGCAGAAGTCATCATGGGGAAGCTTCATCAAG CAACTGGCCTCGTTCAACGGCGACCTCTCGACCATGACCGCACCAGCCTGGATCGTGTCCGACAAGTCACTCACCGAGTTCTCCGCGTATTGGGCTGAAATGCCCAGTCTCCTCGTTGCCCCAGCAAAAGAGCAGGACCCAGAGAAGCGTATGGCTTTGGTGCTCAAGTGGTTCTTGTCAACTCTCAAGCAGCAATACGCCAGCAGAAACGAGAAGCTCGGCAGTGAGAAGAAACCACTCAACCCTTTCCTCGGCGAGCTCTTCCTAGGCAAGTGGGAAGACCAGGCTGGCGAGACCCGGCTCGTCAGTGAGCAGGTTTCCCACCATCCACCCACCACTGCGTACAGCATCTGGAACAACCAGCACGGTGTCAGGCTACAAGGCTATAACGCACAGAAGGCCAGCTTCGGAACTACCATCAATGTTCGCCAGGTCGGCCACGCCATCTACCACATCGACCAGTTCAATGAAGACTACATCATCACACTTCCCGCTCTACACATCGAGGGTCTCATCAAAGGCGCGCCCTTTGTCGAGCTGAATAAGAGCAGTTACATCGTTTCATCATCTGGCCTCGCAGCACGAATCGACTACTCTGGTGCCGGCTGGGTATCCGGCAAGAAGAATTCGCTCAGTGCGATCATCTACCCACACGGCAAGGAGAAGAGCAAGAGCAGCGTTCTGTACAAGGCGAAGGGCAGCTGGACCGATTCATTCACCATCGAGGACTCCCACGGTAAGGTGGTGGAGACCTACGACGCAAAGAGGGAGCCCAAGACAGAACTGCAAGTAGCGGACATCAAGGACCAAGACCCCCTCGAGACACGACGAGCATGGAAGAAGGTGGCAGACTCGATCGCTAAGGGTGACATGAACTTGGTGTCGGTCGAGAAGAGCAAGATTGAGGAACACCAGCGTGCCCTGAGGAAGAAGGAGAAGGAGGCTGGCAAGGACTGGGAGCGGACGTTCTTCAGTCAGGCCAAGAGCCTGCCGATCTTCGAGAAGCTCATCAAAGAAGTGCCATCAGGGAGCTTGGAGCAGGATCAGACTGGTGGTATCTGGGTGTTTGATCAGGAGAAGGCCAAGAATGCCAAGCCACCGTTCAGCCAGCTGAGCACCGAGTGGAAGGATGGTCTATGA